The nucleotide window ACGCGGCCATAGAGGTCGATGACGTCCTGATCGACCATGCGGATGCAGCCCGACGAGACCGCTCCACCGATCGTGTAGGGTTCGAGCGTGCCGTGGATCCGGTACAGCGTGTCCTTGCCGTCGCGCCAGAGATAGAGCCCACGCGCGCCGACCGGGTTGGCCTTGCCGCCGGGTATGCCGCGTCCGCTCTGGAGCCGCGACAGCATCCCGTCGATGTCGGGCCGACGCGCGATCATCTCGCGCGTCGGATACCAATCCGGCCATTCCCGCTTCGCTTCGACCCGCGCGACTCCCGACCACGCCATCCCCTCGGCGCCGACACCGACGCCGTAGCGCCGCGCCCGACCGCCGGGCTCGATCAGGTACAGGTAGCGCGCCGCCGTATCGACGATGATGCTGCCGGTCGGCTCCGAGGTGACGTAGTCGACCTCGCGCCGCAGGTAGGCCGGGTCGATCCGGGCCGTGTCCACCGCCTCGACGGGGAAGGGCTCCGTCGTCAGAGCGGCATAGGCGGCAGGCGGCGCCTCGCTCGGCGGCATCCGCGCGAGGCCAAGGTCGATGCCGGGGGCGGCGACGCAGCCGCCGAGAGCGAGGAGGATCGTCGCTTTGGCGAGGACGATGCGGACCGACGGGAGGGTGGGGGTCATGGAGGCTGCCGCGAGAGGTCAGCCAGGTTCGGACCCGCGCGCGTCGAATCTATGGTCAAGCTTGGACGTGGAGATGGCCGATCCACGTCGAGACCCGGGCGGCCTTCACCGCAGCAGCGCCTCCGCCAGCGCCAGATCCTCCGGCGTGTTGATGTTGAGGAACGGGTCGACGGGCTCTGCCGGCCATTCCACCGCCACCGCGCCATGTCGGGCGAGGAAGGCGCCGACGCGCCGCTCGCCGCGCTCGACCAGGGCCGCGCGCAGATCCTCGCGCAGCGACACCGCCCAGAGCGCGACGGTGAAATGCTCTCGCCCGGCCGAGGACGCCATGGCGATGGCGGAGCCAGCCCTTTCCGCATGCAGGCGTTCCACCAGATCGAGGGGCAGGAACGGTGCGTCGCCCGTGACGCTGGCCAGATGGGTCGTGGAGGGATGATGCGAAGCCGCATGGTCGAGGGCGGCGAGGATGCCGGCGAGCGGCCCCGGATGGTCGGGCATCTCGTCCGGCACGACGAGGCCAGAGAATTCAGAGAACCGGGCAGGGTCGCCATTGGCGTTGAGAATGACGCCCGCCCCGCATTGCGGAGTGAATCGCTCGACGACCCGGTCGAGCAGGGTGCTCCCGGCCAGAACCCTCAGCGGCTTGTCGCCGCCGCCCATCCGGCGGGACAAGCCGCCGGCCAGGATCACGCCGAGGACGGGCGCCACGGGCGGGCTACTCGATCACGATGCGCGGCGCGGCGCGGGGTGCCGGCCCACCCGTGAGGTTGGCCCAGAGCTGCGCGGCAATGCCGCGATAGACCTTCGCGTGAGGCCCGTCCGGGTCCACCGCCACGACGGGACGCCCGGAATCGGAGGTCTCGCGGATGGTCATGTCGAGGGGGATCTCGCCGAGGAACGGGACGTCGAGCCGCGCAGCCTCATCGCGGGCGCCGCCATGACCGAAAATGTGAGAGGCATGGCCGCAATTCGGGCAGATGAAGGTCGCCATGTTCTCGATCACACCAAGGATCGGCACGGAGACCTTGCGGAACATGGTCACGCCGCGCCGGGCGTCGATCAGCGCGAGATCCTGCGGCGTCGAGACGATGACGGCACCCGAGAGCGGCGTCGCCTGCGCCATGGTCAGCTGCGCGTCGCCGGTTCCCGGCGGCATGTCGACCACGAGGATATCGAGATCGCCCCAAGCGACCTCGCGCAGCATCTGAGTGATGGCGGATTGCACCATTGGGCCGCGCCAGATCATCGCCGTCTCGGGCTCGATCAGGAAACCGATGGACATCACCTTGATGCCGTAGCCGTCCATCGGTGCGAGCAGGCGCTCCTCGATCACCTTCGGCTTTCCCGACAGGCCGAAGAGCTTCGGGACCGAGGGACCGTAGATGTCGGCATCGAGCAGGCCGACCTTCAGCCCCTGCGCGGAGAGGGCGAGGGCAAGGTTGCAGGCGGTGGTGGACTTGCCGACGCCCCCCTTGCCGGAGGCGACGGCCACGATGTGGCGCACGCCGGGAAGGGCCGGCCCTGTCCGGGGGGGCGCCGGCCGACCCGGCTGGGGCGGCTGCGGCGCCGCATTCTGCGCGGGCGGAGCGGGCTGGTTCGGACCCCGCTCTGAAGTGAGGCTGGCGAACACGCCGGATACGCCCTGCATCGCCAGAATGGTGCCCTCGGCCTTGCGTCGGATCGGCTCGAAGCGCTCTGCCTCGGTCGGGTCGATCAGGATCGAGAACATTACCCGGTTGGTCGGGTCGACCACGACCTGGGAGAGGCGGCCGGAGGCAGGCAGTGTGGTGCCGCCGGCATCGACGGTGACAGCGGACAGCGCCTTGAGCACGTCGTCGCGAGTAATGGCCAAGATATCTCTCCAGGCAGGACAGGCCGGCACGGCGGCCCGGACATTACCCTGCATGTAACCGACGTCGACGAGAACGCCAGACCCGTTGCGGCTTCGGCCATCCGATATGCGCGGAGCGGATCGCCTCAGCGCCGCTGCGACGGCGGGATGGCGATGAGGTTGCAGCGCTCCATCGGCCCTCTGACGATCGAGCCGTCGCCGCGCCGATACATCCCGTTGCGGACGTGGCGGCATCCGGGCGGACCGGGGAGCCGCTTCACCCGCTGGATATGGACGCTGCCGTAGCGCCGGTTCGAGAAATCGTGGCCGCCGATCCGCACGCCAGGACCGAAGCGGACCTCCGCCGCAGCCGGTATCGTGACGAGCGCGGACGCGCAGGCCACGCCCAGGAGAAGGCCGAGACTTCCTCGGATCACGCCATGCAAGGACATTCTTCCTCTTCTTTCCGCGGTGCTGAACCAAGCCCGCCCTGGCCCGTTGTGAGAGCAGCCTTCGGGGCCGGCCCGCGACGGTAAGCGCCGTGCCCCGATACGGATGGAAGACCTTCAGGAGACCGTTTCATGCATCAAGGCAACCACCGCGACCACGAGGGCGCGAAGAAGCTGTTCGAGCTCGTCAAGGACATCAAGGTCGCGATGATGACCACGGCGGACCCGGACGGGAAGCTCTACAGCCGCCCGATGTGGAGCCAGGATACCGACGAGAACGGCGACATCTGGTTCTTCACCAAGCTGCATTCGCCCAAGACCGCGGAGATCGGCAAGGACAACCAGGTCAACCTCGCCTATTCCGACCCGTCCAGCCAGACCTACGTCTCCATCGCCGGCAAGGCCGAGATCGTCACCGATCAGGCCATCGTTGACGACAAGTGGAGCGAGAGCATGAAGACCTGGTTCCCCAAGGGCAAGGACGATCCGGAGGTCGCCCTCATCCGCATCCATCCCGAGAAGGGCGAGTATTGGGACAGCCCCAACGCCACCGCCCTGCACATCTTCGGCTACGTGAAGGCCGCGCTCACCGGCGAATCGCCCAAGACCGAGACGCAGAAGGTCGATCTCGCCTGAGATCGGCCGGGTCCCATGCAGGCGCTTCGCTGTGAAGCGCCCGCATGGGACGGTTGACGCGGGCCTGTCCCGCATGTGCCTCTGAGCCCGGCGGGCACCGTGTTCCGCGCCGGGCTCGCTCACCCTCATGCTCGATCTCGCGACGCGGGTTTACAATCACAGCTTCAAGATCGACCCGATCATCCGGTCGCTGCTCGACACCGACTTTTACAAGCTACTGATGGCGCAGACGATCTTTCGCCGCCATCGCGACACCGACGTCACCTTCGGCATCCAGAACCGCAGCCGCTCTGTCCGCATCGCCGACTTCGTCGATGTGGGGGAGCTGCGCGAGCAACTGGACCACGCTCGGACCGTCAGGCTGAGCAGGGGGGAATCGACGTGGCTGCGCGGAAACACGTTCTACGGCCACCGCCAGATGTTCTCGTCCGACTTCATGGACTGGCTCGAAGGGTTCCAGCTCCCGGAATACGAACTCGAGGCGCGTGACGGGCAATATGTCCTCACCTTTCACGGCCCCTGGATCGAGACCACGATGTGGGAGGTGCCGGCGCTCGCCATCCTCAACGAGCTGCGCTCGCGCGGAGTCCTGCGCGCGCTGGGCAAGTTCGACCTGCAGGTTCTGTATGCGCGAGCGATGACCCGTGTCTGGGAGAAGATCGAGCGGCTCAAGCGCCTTCCCGACCTGTCCATCGCCGATTTCGGCACGCGCCGTCGCCATGGCTACCTGTGGCAGGATTGGTGTGTCGAGGCGATGCGCGAGGGCTTGGGCGAGGCCTTCCTCGGCACATCGAACTGCCTCATCGCCCTGCGCCGCGAGGTCGAGGCGGTCGGCACCAACGCTCACGAACTGCCGATGGTCTATTCGGCCCTCGCCGGCGACGACGCTGCTCTTTCCCAGGCACCCTATGATGTCCTGCGCGATTGGCAGCAGGATTACGCCGGCAATCTCCTGGTGATGCTGCCGGACACGTATGGGACCACCGGATTCCTCGCCGACGCGCCCGATTGGATGACCGCCTGGACCGGCATCCGCATCGATTCGAAAGACCCGATCGAAGGAGGGGAGGAGGCGATCGCCTGGTGGGCCTCGCGCGGCTGCGACCCGACATCCAAGCTCGCGATCTTCTCGGACGGGCTCGACATCGGAACGATCGAGGCGATCCACACCCATTTCCACGGTCGGATGCGCATCGGCTACGGCTGGGGCACCCTGCTGACCAACGACTTTCGCGGTTTGGTGCCGGATCACGGACTCGATCCGATCTCCATCGTCTGCAAGGTCATCGCCGCCAATGGCAGGCCGACGGTGAAAATCTCCGACAACCCATCGAAGGCCATCGGCCCGGCCGACGAGATCGCCCGCTACAAACGCGTCTTCGGCATCGGCGAGATGGCGGAGATGCCGGTCGTGGTCTGACACCCCGGCCTTCGACGTCCGCTGAACCGCTCCGTCGTCGCGGGAGACACGTCAGCGCATCGCCTTCTGCACGATGACCCCGTACCAGCCGAGCCCGGCATAGGTCTCGTATCCGGGCGTGCGATGGAACGCGGTGAGGGCGCCGGAGACAGCCTCGTAAGCGGCGCCGCTGGCGCGGCTGCCCGGCTCGAACGCCAGGATCTCGGTGAGGAGGCCGCGACGGTCGGATGCGGCGAGGACGCGGCGTTGGGCGTCGACCAGCAGCACCCGGGTCCGCTCCCGATCCTCCGGCGCCACGCGAACGCCCTCGACGATGGCGCGGGCCTGGGGCTCCCAATCGAAATGGACCGCCAGCACGCCGACCGGCTGCGCCCGGCCCGCCCCGCCATCGCGGATGCTGGCGCAATAGGTGGCGACCTGGGCGCCTCCCAGTCGCGGCTGGCGCGCGACATCGGCGGCCACGTAGGCGTCGCCGTCCGGCAGGCCGGCCGCCTTCCTGAACCAGGGTTCGTCGGACACGTCGCGGCCGATCACGTCGCCGTAGCGATCGGGGCGTCCATGGGCGATCACACGCCCGTCCATCCCGCAGAGCCAGAGGTCGAGATAGACGGTGTAGGCCCCGAGAATCACGGACATGCGCTCGGTCGCATGGGCGATCCGTTCCGGCGCCGGGTCGGCGGCGCATGCCACTACGGCCGCATCGGTCGCCCACCAGCGCACGTCGCAGGTGCGCTCGTAGAGGTTCCGGTCGATCAGTTCGACGGCATTGAGGGCGAGGTCGATCAGCCGGTCCTTGCGCGAGGACTCGGACAGGGTCTCGACCTTGGACTGCACGGCGGCGATCCGGTCCGACAGTTCGACTTCGAGGGACCGCGAGATGGTCTCGACTTCGGCGCCGATGGCGCGGACCTCCTGTGCGACCACGGAGAAGCCCCGTCCGGCTTCGCCGGCGCGCGCGGCCTCGATCAGGGCGTTCAACGCCAGGATCTTGACCTGGCCCGTGATGCTCTGGATGCGGCGGCTCTTGTCGGACGAGATGCGCTTCAGCTCGGCCATCTCGGCCGCCACGCCTTGCAGGCCGGTGTCGCCAGGACCGTCCTCGCGACTCTGCGACGGAAAACCCTGATTGAAAACCGATCCGCTCATCTGTCTACCGATTGTCGAACGATCGGTCATCCCTACAGCAAACCGCCTAAGACTTCGCTAAAGTTATATCATTCAGCACTTTATCTGGAACACGTCGGTATTATTGTCATGCAGGCGGTCGTTAACTCGTCAACCGATGGTACAAGACGTCGCCTATTTTAGAAGTCATAGGCATCGATGTGGCGTATTCCCGCGTCTCGTCGGCAGAATGGGGCGTTACCCCCAGATACGACGGATGAAAATCGGTGACCGTTCGATTTCGTTTCGCAGTATTCCTCGGCCGTGACGTCGATTCCGTTTCGCTTTTGGCGGACCGAACACGGTGACTCCTCCCGCGGCAAGCGGTAGATCGCGGAGAAAGGCGGGAGCCATGCGCATCGATCTCAATGCCGATCTCGGCGAAGGCTACGGTCCTTATACGCTCGGCGACGACGAC belongs to Methylobacterium sp. 77 and includes:
- a CDS encoding L,D-transpeptidase, giving the protein MTPTLPSVRIVLAKATILLALGGCVAAPGIDLGLARMPPSEAPPAAYAALTTEPFPVEAVDTARIDPAYLRREVDYVTSEPTGSIIVDTAARYLYLIEPGGRARRYGVGVGAEGMAWSGVARVEAKREWPDWYPTREMIARRPDIDGMLSRLQSGRGIPGGKANPVGARGLYLWRDGKDTLYRIHGTLEPYTIGGAVSSGCIRMVDQDVIDLYGRVEIGTKVVVLPPGPAPGATDVAGETGEAG
- the mobA gene encoding molybdenum cofactor guanylyltransferase MobA; its protein translation is MAPVLGVILAGGLSRRMGGGDKPLRVLAGSTLLDRVVERFTPQCGAGVILNANGDPARFSEFSGLVVPDEMPDHPGPLAGILAALDHAASHHPSTTHLASVTGDAPFLPLDLVERLHAERAGSAIAMASSAGREHFTVALWAVSLREDLRAALVERGERRVGAFLARHGAVAVEWPAEPVDPFLNINTPEDLALAEALLR
- the pncB gene encoding nicotinate phosphoribosyltransferase gives rise to the protein MLDLATRVYNHSFKIDPIIRSLLDTDFYKLLMAQTIFRRHRDTDVTFGIQNRSRSVRIADFVDVGELREQLDHARTVRLSRGESTWLRGNTFYGHRQMFSSDFMDWLEGFQLPEYELEARDGQYVLTFHGPWIETTMWEVPALAILNELRSRGVLRALGKFDLQVLYARAMTRVWEKIERLKRLPDLSIADFGTRRRHGYLWQDWCVEAMREGLGEAFLGTSNCLIALRREVEAVGTNAHELPMVYSALAGDDAALSQAPYDVLRDWQQDYAGNLLVMLPDTYGTTGFLADAPDWMTAWTGIRIDSKDPIEGGEEAIAWWASRGCDPTSKLAIFSDGLDIGTIEAIHTHFHGRMRIGYGWGTLLTNDFRGLVPDHGLDPISIVCKVIAANGRPTVKISDNPSKAIGPADEIARYKRVFGIGEMAEMPVVV
- a CDS encoding pyridoxamine 5'-phosphate oxidase family protein encodes the protein MHQGNHRDHEGAKKLFELVKDIKVAMMTTADPDGKLYSRPMWSQDTDENGDIWFFTKLHSPKTAEIGKDNQVNLAYSDPSSQTYVSIAGKAEIVTDQAIVDDKWSESMKTWFPKGKDDPEVALIRIHPEKGEYWDSPNATALHIFGYVKAALTGESPKTETQKVDLA
- a CDS encoding Mrp/NBP35 family ATP-binding protein, producing MAITRDDVLKALSAVTVDAGGTTLPASGRLSQVVVDPTNRVMFSILIDPTEAERFEPIRRKAEGTILAMQGVSGVFASLTSERGPNQPAPPAQNAAPQPPQPGRPAPPRTGPALPGVRHIVAVASGKGGVGKSTTACNLALALSAQGLKVGLLDADIYGPSVPKLFGLSGKPKVIEERLLAPMDGYGIKVMSIGFLIEPETAMIWRGPMVQSAITQMLREVAWGDLDILVVDMPPGTGDAQLTMAQATPLSGAVIVSTPQDLALIDARRGVTMFRKVSVPILGVIENMATFICPNCGHASHIFGHGGARDEAARLDVPFLGEIPLDMTIRETSDSGRPVVAVDPDGPHAKVYRGIAAQLWANLTGGPAPRAAPRIVIE
- a CDS encoding methyl-accepting chemotaxis protein, whose amino-acid sequence is MSGSVFNQGFPSQSREDGPGDTGLQGVAAEMAELKRISSDKSRRIQSITGQVKILALNALIEAARAGEAGRGFSVVAQEVRAIGAEVETISRSLEVELSDRIAAVQSKVETLSESSRKDRLIDLALNAVELIDRNLYERTCDVRWWATDAAVVACAADPAPERIAHATERMSVILGAYTVYLDLWLCGMDGRVIAHGRPDRYGDVIGRDVSDEPWFRKAAGLPDGDAYVAADVARQPRLGGAQVATYCASIRDGGAGRAQPVGVLAVHFDWEPQARAIVEGVRVAPEDRERTRVLLVDAQRRVLAASDRRGLLTEILAFEPGSRASGAAYEAVSGALTAFHRTPGYETYAGLGWYGVIVQKAMR